A window of the Mus musculus strain C57BL/6J chromosome 18, GRCm38.p6 C57BL/6J genome harbors these coding sequences:
- the Hsbp1l1 gene encoding heat shock factor-binding protein 1-like protein 1: MDTRTPEVPCGDLLQNAAENLLLEVEEHFQALTTTLNLRMEEMGSRIEDLQRNVDDLMTQAGIENSIKEPAT, encoded by the exons ATGGACACCCGGACGCCGGAAGTTCCCTGTGGGGACTTGCTGCAGAACGCG GCTGAGAATCTACTTCTAGAGGTTGAAGAACATTTCCAAGCTCTGACTACAACATTAAACCTCAGAA TGGAAGAGATGGGAAGTCGCATCGAGGACTTACAGAGAAACGTGGATGACCTCATGACTCAGGCCGGGATCGAGAATTCTATCAAAGAACCAGCG ACCTGA